DNA sequence from the Treponema sp. OMZ 838 genome:
TTATGTTTCTGGAAAAACGGGAATTGCTTGCTTCATTTCTTATAACAAATCTTAGCAGTCTTTTCTTAAATGCAATGATGATTGCACTGCCGGTGATGGGAACGCTCTTTTTAGTGCATGTTTCGATGGGCTTGCTGTCAAAGGCCGCGCCGCAGATGAACCTTTTATCGGAAGGTTTCCCGATAACCATTTTGCTGACCTTCTTTCTTTTAACCGTTTCGCTGCCGTTTATGGCAAATTTATTTGTACGGATTATGGAAAACGGATTCGCGGCATTTGAGTCGCTTCTGGGCCGTGTCGCCGGAGGTGTATAGGATGCGGAAACTTGTGATGGAGACTGCAAGCGGATATACCGAACAGAACTTTTTTATTGACTTGCAGTGGTTTGCAGCAGAGGATGAAGGACGTACCGAAGACCCAACCGACTATAAGATACGTAAAGCCCGTGAAGAAGGACGTGTCGCAAAAAGTCAGGATATCAATGCCGCTTTGGTAATGCTTTTTCCCGCCGGAGCCCTGATCTTCCTTTCTTCCTTTTTTTTGGAAGAGTGTATGGAAATCCTCCGCTTCTTTTTTTTGCGGAGTACACAGGCTGATATTCGTAGCGGTATTTGGTTCGGAATCTTTGTGCAATATTTTTTAAAGCTTGCGCTCCCGCTTGCACTTATTGCAATGATTGCAGGTGTGATTGCCAATATCCTTCAAAATAACGGTTTTTTATTTTCTACTAAACCCATTCAACCTCAGTTTAATAAGATTGTTCCCAATTTTATGCGTTTTTTTAAGCGGGCACTTTTTTCTGCGGAAGGGTTATTCAATTTTGCAAAGTCGTTGACAAAGGTTGTCGTATTGGTATTTGTTGCCTTTTTGATGATACGGGCAAACCTGCCTCATTTTATCGAATTGCTAACGGTGAGTTTTCCCCAGGCGATTTTTTTTATCGCGGGACTTGCCGCAAAATTACTCGCAACCGCTGCTCTACTGCTGTTGATTCTGGCAATCCCCGACTATTTTTTTCAGCGTAAGCAATTTATCGATTCGCTGAAGATGACAAAGCAGGAAATAAAAGAAGAATACAAGGAGTTGGAAGGAGATCCGCAGGTTAAGGGGAGGATCCGGCAGCAAATGCAGGCAATCCTTTCCCAAAATGCAATCCGCAATGTGCCAAAGGCCGATGTCGTTATTACAAACCCGACGCACTTCGCTATTGCAATGCAGTGGGATTCAAAAACGATGGCGGCGCCGATGGTGCTGGCCAAAGGTGCCGATGCGATGGCGCAGAGGATAAAGGCAATCGCCCGCGAGCATAATATTCCATTAATAGAAAACAAGCCGCTTGCCCGTGCGCTCTATGCTAAAGTTCAAATCGGTGATATAATACCGGAGGAATATTATCGGGCGCTTTCGTTAGTGTTTGCAGAAGTGTACACCCTCAACAATAAAAAACAGGAATTTTATAGAAGATAGTCATGGCAGCAAAAAAGTATAATATCGATATCGCAGTTGCATTTACCGTCATCCTCATGGTGCTGATGTTTATTATCCCGCTTCCTACCGTGTTGCTTGATTTTTTTATGGCGTTGAACCTTACATTCAGCCTTGTCGTATTGTTGATTGTATTGTTTACCGCACGTGCTACCGACTTTTCGGTCTTCCCTTCATTATTGCTGCTTAGCACTATTTTCGGATTAGTGCTGAACGTGTCTTCTACCCGCCTTATTCTTTCAAAGGGAGAAGCCTTTGACGGAGCGATGATACGGGCATTCAGTTCATTTGTTATCGGCTCGACCGGCAGTCAAGGTCTTGTTATCGGCTTTGTCATCTTTATCATCCTTATTGCGGTACAGGCTTTTGTTATTACGAAAGGCGCTAAGCGGGTTGCCGAGGTTTCCGCCCGTTTTAAACTCGACTCTCATCCGACAAAGAGTATGTCCATCGATGCCGAATACAATGCGGGTATTATTACCGATGAAGAAGCCCGGAAGAAAAAAGAGCAGCTGCAGCGGGAAGACGACTTTTACGGCGCGATGGACGGTGCGAATCAGTTTGTGTCAGGTAACGTAAAAGTCGGTATTTTTATTACGGTTATCAACGTTATTGCCGGTTTGATTATTGGGATGGTGTTCCGGACTGAATCTTTTTCCAACGCACTGCGTACCTATACGACGTTGACTATCGGAGACGGCTTGCTTGCGCAGCTGCCTTCCCTCTTTTTGTCGGTAGCAACCGGCTTGCTGGTTACCCGTATGATCGACGAAGGGTCATTCGGGCAGGATATTAAAAAGCAGTTTTCCCAAATCGGGTGGATTTACTTTGTTGCTGCCGGTACGCTTGCTATTATGGGCGTACTGCCCGGATTTCCTCATGTTGTGTTATTTATTATCGCGTTTGTTTTGGCTTTTGTCGGCTGGAGAATCATCAAAGAAGAACAGACATTTAAAGCCGGTAAAGAAAAGCAAAAGCAGGCTGCGCAAAAACAGGCTGGGCAGCAGCGCACAGGAAGCGGAGGAGAGCCTGGGGCTGCCGGAGAAATTGCTCCCATCGTACCGCTTGATCCTTTGTCACTGGAGCTCGGCTATGCGCTGATTCCGCTTGTCGATAAGGACAAGGGTGCGGAACTGCTTGAGCGTATTACGCGCATTCGGCGGGAGGCTGCCCTTGACCTCGGTTTGGTTGCCCCGCGCATCCGTATTATCGATAATATGCGGCTTGAACCGAGTGAATATTGTTTTAAGATTAGGGGCGTAGAAGTGGCGCGGGGAAAAATCCGTATGGGTTGGTACCTCGGTATAAACCCCGGCGGCGTTTCCGAAGAAATTGCCGGCGAGCGTACTGTCGATCCTACCTTCGGCTTACCCGCTGTGTGGATATCCGAGGAAAACCGCGACCGAGCCGAGCGAGCCGGTTATACCGTGGTAGATCCTCCTGCGATTATCGCGACGCACCTCACTGAGGTGATTAAAAAGCACGCAGCCGAAATTCTCGGACGGCAGGAAGTGCAAGGTATTATGGATGCGCTGCGCAAAGACTATCCTGCGGTTATCGACGAAGTGGCAAAGGTATGCAGCCTCGGTGAGGTACAGAAGGTCTTGCAAGGCCTTTTGCGGGAACAGGTATCTATCCGTAACACAATCGTTATTTTGGAAACGCTTGCAGATTTCCGCCCGATTACTCCCGAAATTGTGCGTCTTGTTGAAAGGGTTCGACAGGCGCTTGGCAGGCAGATATGCTTGCAGTACGCCGATGAAAATAAAACGCTTCATGTTCTGACGATTGAACCTTCACTTGCTCAAAAAATTATTGAAAGCAGAATAGATACGGTGAATGGGCCGATGGCGGCTCTTGAACCGTCTGAGCAGCGGATGTGGATACGCTCGCTTATTC
Encoded proteins:
- the flhA gene encoding flagellar biosynthesis protein FlhA encodes the protein MAAKKYNIDIAVAFTVILMVLMFIIPLPTVLLDFFMALNLTFSLVVLLIVLFTARATDFSVFPSLLLLSTIFGLVLNVSSTRLILSKGEAFDGAMIRAFSSFVIGSTGSQGLVIGFVIFIILIAVQAFVITKGAKRVAEVSARFKLDSHPTKSMSIDAEYNAGIITDEEARKKKEQLQREDDFYGAMDGANQFVSGNVKVGIFITVINVIAGLIIGMVFRTESFSNALRTYTTLTIGDGLLAQLPSLFLSVATGLLVTRMIDEGSFGQDIKKQFSQIGWIYFVAAGTLAIMGVLPGFPHVVLFIIAFVLAFVGWRIIKEEQTFKAGKEKQKQAAQKQAGQQRTGSGGEPGAAGEIAPIVPLDPLSLELGYALIPLVDKDKGAELLERITRIRREAALDLGLVAPRIRIIDNMRLEPSEYCFKIRGVEVARGKIRMGWYLGINPGGVSEEIAGERTVDPTFGLPAVWISEENRDRAERAGYTVVDPPAIIATHLTEVIKKHAAEILGRQEVQGIMDALRKDYPAVIDEVAKVCSLGEVQKVLQGLLREQVSIRNTIVILETLADFRPITPEIVRLVERVRQALGRQICLQYADENKTLHVLTIEPSLAQKIIESRIDTVNGPMAALEPSEQRMWIRSLIQAVTTVQKNGFLPIVLAPEASSRVLIKNSTDREIPDLVVLSIPEIAKDIQVEVIGEIKLEQDKN
- the flhB gene encoding flagellar biosynthesis protein FlhB, coding for MRKLVMETASGYTEQNFFIDLQWFAAEDEGRTEDPTDYKIRKAREEGRVAKSQDINAALVMLFPAGALIFLSSFFLEECMEILRFFFLRSTQADIRSGIWFGIFVQYFLKLALPLALIAMIAGVIANILQNNGFLFSTKPIQPQFNKIVPNFMRFFKRALFSAEGLFNFAKSLTKVVVLVFVAFLMIRANLPHFIELLTVSFPQAIFFIAGLAAKLLATAALLLLILAIPDYFFQRKQFIDSLKMTKQEIKEEYKELEGDPQVKGRIRQQMQAILSQNAIRNVPKADVVITNPTHFAIAMQWDSKTMAAPMVLAKGADAMAQRIKAIAREHNIPLIENKPLARALYAKVQIGDIIPEEYYRALSLVFAEVYTLNNKKQEFYRR